Proteins from a genomic interval of Micropterus dolomieu isolate WLL.071019.BEF.003 ecotype Adirondacks linkage group LG16, ASM2129224v1, whole genome shotgun sequence:
- the foxm1 gene encoding forkhead box protein M1 isoform X5, which produces MTMRRSPRRPLILRRRKLPFQQNDPPVSELQGQPGASGSKEPSNSAASQCFPDGIRIMDHPSMSDTQTAAEGDDISTRTTAGQPVKAEESMHSPDAKPLTGIKLCMEKKSSLNVNKDLDCGPLDDSLTNIQWLGRMSTCALEPEPAKQMTDKENHNSNSQAQDTQTDAEAVQQPMSERPPYSYMAMIQFAINSRKNRRMTLKEIYMWIEDHFPYFREVAKPGWKNSIRHNLSLHDMFIRETSPDGKISSWTIRPEANRCLTLDQVYKPGCDPMTAPVPVPMLLFPHQQQKRMLPDARKTPTGTERRMKPLLPRTDSYFVPIQLPVSSSVYLPSSTAQFPPSCSQQKRNTPREAKRVRIAPKVTQCDVPTVTVYPQKNKDLKVKEETVCVSVKCETPKSFPKRQASSSRRKQRLVHSVHDEPVLLCPENTFFDSGVASDASAFQDMRDTELDEHQHEQHSPDREFSFKTPIKGSSHLTSSTPSKPPCNVVPEPWKVTPVGKGSQNVLDFSPIRTPGGLAVTPRHDYTTFSLNSTPFKDLPLFSSPRELLTSAPSRVTEPTDCPNESLTSSCSRELLQVGCTTPANRSITEGLVLDTMNDSLSKILVDISFSGLDDEDLGMANISWSEYIPQLK; this is translated from the exons ATGACCATGAGACGGAGCCCAAGGAGACCCCTGATCCTCAGAAGACGAAAGCTGCCTTTTCAGCAAAATGATCCGCCAGTATCTGAGTTGCAAGGCCAACCTGGTGCATCAGGCTCCAAAGAACCTTCTAATTCAGCTGCCAGTCAGTGCTTCCCTGATGGCATCCGCATTATGGATCACCCTTCCATGTCTGATACACAG actgcagctgaaggGGATGACATCTCTACAAGGACTACAGCTGGACAACCAGTGAAAGCAGAGGAATCTATGCACTCCCCGGATGCTAAACCTCTCACTGGAATTAAACTATGTATGGAAAAAAAATCTTCCTTAAATG TGAATAAGGATCTGGATTGTGGTCCTTTAGATGACAGCCTCACCAACATTCAGTGGCTGGGCAGGATGAGCACATGTGCCTTGGAACCAGAACCTGCCAAGCAGATGACCGACAAGGAGAACCATAACTCAAATTCACAG GCACAAGATACACAAACGGATGCAGAAGCTGTTCAGCAACCCATGTCAGAGAGGCCACCATACTCCTACATGGCCATGATCCAGTTTGCTATCAATAGTCGGAAGAACAGGAGGATGACACTGAAAGAGATTTACATGTGGATCGAGGACCACTTCCCTTACTTCAGAGAGGTAGCCAAACCAGGATGGAAG AATTCAATCCGCCATAACCTCTCTCTACATGACATGTTCATTCGTGAGACGTCACCAGATGGTAAAATTTCTTCCTGGACTATCCGGCCTGAGGCCAATCGATGCCTTACACTTGATCAGGTGTACAAG CCTGGCTGTGACCCAATGACTGCTCCTGTTCCGGTACCAATGCTTTTATTTCCCCACCAA CAACAAAAGAGGATGCTTCCTGATGCAAGAAAAACACCGACTGGCACTG AGAGAAGGATGAAACCTCTTCTCCCTCGAACCGATTCCTACTTTGTTCCTATCCAGCTGCCCGTCTCCTCCTCCGTCTACCTGCCGTCCTCAACGGCCCAGTTCCCCCCCTCCTGCTCGCAGCAGAAACGGAACACTCCACGAGAAGCCAAGAGAGTGCGGATAGCTCCTAAG GTGACACAATGTGACGTCCCAACTGTGACAGTGTATCCTCAGAAGAACAAAGACCTCAAGGTAAAGGAGGAAACAGTATGTGTTTCAGTTAAATGCGAGACACCTAAGTCCTTTCCGAAGAGACAAGCCAGCAGCTCTCGACGTAAACAGCGCCTGGTTCACTCTGTGCACGATGAGCCTGTCCTCCTCTGCCCTGAGAACACTTTCTTTGACTCTGGTGTAGCCTCTGATGCGTCAGCTTTCCAGGACATGAGAGATACTGAGCTGGATGAGCACCAGCATGAGCAGCACAGCCCCGACCGGGAGTTTTCCTTCAAGACCCCCATAAAAGGTAGCAGCCACCTGACCTCCTCCACACCCAGCAAGCCCCCCTGTAATGTCGTCCCCGAGCCCTGGAAAGTGACCCCTGTGGGTAAAGGGAGCCAAAACGTTCTGGACTTCAGCCCCATTCGCACACCAGGTGGCCTGGCAGTCACACCGCGGCACGATTACACCACCTTCAGCCTCAACAGCACTCCCTTTAAAGATTTGCCTTTGTTTAGCTCCCCCAGAGAGCTGCTCACATCCGCTCCCTCCAGAGTGACGGAACCAACAGACTGTCCCAACGAAAGCCTCACAAGCAGCTGCTCCAGAGAGCTGCTTCAGGTGGGATGCACCACACCGGCTAACCGCTCCATTACAGAGGGCCTCGTCCTGGATACAATGAATGACAGCCTGAGCAAGATACTAGTGGACATAAGCTTCTCTGGTCTGGATGATGAGGACCTAGGTATGGCCAATATCAGCTGGTCCGAGTACATCCCTCAACTTAAGTAG
- the foxm1 gene encoding forkhead box protein M1 isoform X1 yields MTMRRSPRRPLILRRRKLPFQQNDPPVSELQGQPGASGSKEPSNSAASQCFPDGIRIMDHPSMSDTQVVVIPKTADLQSVIGVLTAKGKESGVLGPNKFILLSGNGSADNGSFCQTAAEGDDISTRTTAGQPVKAEESMHSPDAKPLTGIKLCMEKKSSLNVNKDLDCGPLDDSLTNIQWLGRMSTCALEPEPAKQMTDKENHNSNSQAQDTQTDAEAVQQPMSERPPYSYMAMIQFAINSRKNRRMTLKEIYMWIEDHFPYFREVAKPGWKNSIRHNLSLHDMFIRETSPDGKISSWTIRPEANRCLTLDQVYKPGCDPMTAPVPVPMLLFPHQQQKRMLPDARKTPTGTERRMKPLLPRTDSYFVPIQLPVSSSVYLPSSTAQFPPSCSQQKRNTPREAKRVRIAPKVTQCDVPTVTVYPQKNKDLKVKEETVCVSVKCETPKSFPKRQASSSRRKQRLVHSVHDEPVLLCPENTFFDSGVASDASAFQDMRDTELDEHQHEQHSPDREFSFKTPIKGSSHLTSSTPSKPPCNVVPEPWKVTPVGKGSQNVLDFSPIRTPGGLAVTPRHDYTTFSLNSTPFKDLPLFSSPRELLTSAPSRVTEPTDCPNESLTSSCSRELLQVGCTTPANRSITEGLVLDTMNDSLSKILVDISFSGLDDEDLGMANISWSEYIPQLK; encoded by the exons ATGACCATGAGACGGAGCCCAAGGAGACCCCTGATCCTCAGAAGACGAAAGCTGCCTTTTCAGCAAAATGATCCGCCAGTATCTGAGTTGCAAGGCCAACCTGGTGCATCAGGCTCCAAAGAACCTTCTAATTCAGCTGCCAGTCAGTGCTTCCCTGATGGCATCCGCATTATGGATCACCCTTCCATGTCTGATACACAGGTGGTTGTCATTCCCAAAACTGCAGACCTTCAAAGTGTTATTGGGGTCCTCACTGCCAAAGGCAAAGAGTCTGGTGTACTGGGACCAAACAAGTTCATCCTTCTTAGTGGGAATGGCAGTGCTGACAATGGATCTTTttgtcagactgcagctgaaggGGATGACATCTCTACAAGGACTACAGCTGGACAACCAGTGAAAGCAGAGGAATCTATGCACTCCCCGGATGCTAAACCTCTCACTGGAATTAAACTATGTATGGAAAAAAAATCTTCCTTAAATG TGAATAAGGATCTGGATTGTGGTCCTTTAGATGACAGCCTCACCAACATTCAGTGGCTGGGCAGGATGAGCACATGTGCCTTGGAACCAGAACCTGCCAAGCAGATGACCGACAAGGAGAACCATAACTCAAATTCACAG GCACAAGATACACAAACGGATGCAGAAGCTGTTCAGCAACCCATGTCAGAGAGGCCACCATACTCCTACATGGCCATGATCCAGTTTGCTATCAATAGTCGGAAGAACAGGAGGATGACACTGAAAGAGATTTACATGTGGATCGAGGACCACTTCCCTTACTTCAGAGAGGTAGCCAAACCAGGATGGAAG AATTCAATCCGCCATAACCTCTCTCTACATGACATGTTCATTCGTGAGACGTCACCAGATGGTAAAATTTCTTCCTGGACTATCCGGCCTGAGGCCAATCGATGCCTTACACTTGATCAGGTGTACAAG CCTGGCTGTGACCCAATGACTGCTCCTGTTCCGGTACCAATGCTTTTATTTCCCCACCAA CAACAAAAGAGGATGCTTCCTGATGCAAGAAAAACACCGACTGGCACTG AGAGAAGGATGAAACCTCTTCTCCCTCGAACCGATTCCTACTTTGTTCCTATCCAGCTGCCCGTCTCCTCCTCCGTCTACCTGCCGTCCTCAACGGCCCAGTTCCCCCCCTCCTGCTCGCAGCAGAAACGGAACACTCCACGAGAAGCCAAGAGAGTGCGGATAGCTCCTAAG GTGACACAATGTGACGTCCCAACTGTGACAGTGTATCCTCAGAAGAACAAAGACCTCAAGGTAAAGGAGGAAACAGTATGTGTTTCAGTTAAATGCGAGACACCTAAGTCCTTTCCGAAGAGACAAGCCAGCAGCTCTCGACGTAAACAGCGCCTGGTTCACTCTGTGCACGATGAGCCTGTCCTCCTCTGCCCTGAGAACACTTTCTTTGACTCTGGTGTAGCCTCTGATGCGTCAGCTTTCCAGGACATGAGAGATACTGAGCTGGATGAGCACCAGCATGAGCAGCACAGCCCCGACCGGGAGTTTTCCTTCAAGACCCCCATAAAAGGTAGCAGCCACCTGACCTCCTCCACACCCAGCAAGCCCCCCTGTAATGTCGTCCCCGAGCCCTGGAAAGTGACCCCTGTGGGTAAAGGGAGCCAAAACGTTCTGGACTTCAGCCCCATTCGCACACCAGGTGGCCTGGCAGTCACACCGCGGCACGATTACACCACCTTCAGCCTCAACAGCACTCCCTTTAAAGATTTGCCTTTGTTTAGCTCCCCCAGAGAGCTGCTCACATCCGCTCCCTCCAGAGTGACGGAACCAACAGACTGTCCCAACGAAAGCCTCACAAGCAGCTGCTCCAGAGAGCTGCTTCAGGTGGGATGCACCACACCGGCTAACCGCTCCATTACAGAGGGCCTCGTCCTGGATACAATGAATGACAGCCTGAGCAAGATACTAGTGGACATAAGCTTCTCTGGTCTGGATGATGAGGACCTAGGTATGGCCAATATCAGCTGGTCCGAGTACATCCCTCAACTTAAGTAG
- the foxm1 gene encoding forkhead box protein M1 isoform X6, which produces MTMRRSPRRPLILRRRKLPFQQNDPPVSELQGQPGASGSKEPSNSAASQCFPDGIRIMDHPSMSDTQTAAEGDDISTRTTAGQPVKAEESMHSPDAKPLTGIKLLNKDLDCGPLDDSLTNIQWLGRMSTCALEPEPAKQMTDKENHNSNSQAQDTQTDAEAVQQPMSERPPYSYMAMIQFAINSRKNRRMTLKEIYMWIEDHFPYFREVAKPGWKNSIRHNLSLHDMFIRETSPDGKISSWTIRPEANRCLTLDQVYKPGCDPMTAPVPVPMLLFPHQQQKRMLPDARKTPTGTERRMKPLLPRTDSYFVPIQLPVSSSVYLPSSTAQFPPSCSQQKRNTPREAKRVRIAPKVTQCDVPTVTVYPQKNKDLKVKEETVCVSVKCETPKSFPKRQASSSRRKQRLVHSVHDEPVLLCPENTFFDSGVASDASAFQDMRDTELDEHQHEQHSPDREFSFKTPIKGSSHLTSSTPSKPPCNVVPEPWKVTPVGKGSQNVLDFSPIRTPGGLAVTPRHDYTTFSLNSTPFKDLPLFSSPRELLTSAPSRVTEPTDCPNESLTSSCSRELLQVGCTTPANRSITEGLVLDTMNDSLSKILVDISFSGLDDEDLGMANISWSEYIPQLK; this is translated from the exons ATGACCATGAGACGGAGCCCAAGGAGACCCCTGATCCTCAGAAGACGAAAGCTGCCTTTTCAGCAAAATGATCCGCCAGTATCTGAGTTGCAAGGCCAACCTGGTGCATCAGGCTCCAAAGAACCTTCTAATTCAGCTGCCAGTCAGTGCTTCCCTGATGGCATCCGCATTATGGATCACCCTTCCATGTCTGATACACAG actgcagctgaaggGGATGACATCTCTACAAGGACTACAGCTGGACAACCAGTGAAAGCAGAGGAATCTATGCACTCCCCGGATGCTAAACCTCTCACTGGAATTAAACTAT TGAATAAGGATCTGGATTGTGGTCCTTTAGATGACAGCCTCACCAACATTCAGTGGCTGGGCAGGATGAGCACATGTGCCTTGGAACCAGAACCTGCCAAGCAGATGACCGACAAGGAGAACCATAACTCAAATTCACAG GCACAAGATACACAAACGGATGCAGAAGCTGTTCAGCAACCCATGTCAGAGAGGCCACCATACTCCTACATGGCCATGATCCAGTTTGCTATCAATAGTCGGAAGAACAGGAGGATGACACTGAAAGAGATTTACATGTGGATCGAGGACCACTTCCCTTACTTCAGAGAGGTAGCCAAACCAGGATGGAAG AATTCAATCCGCCATAACCTCTCTCTACATGACATGTTCATTCGTGAGACGTCACCAGATGGTAAAATTTCTTCCTGGACTATCCGGCCTGAGGCCAATCGATGCCTTACACTTGATCAGGTGTACAAG CCTGGCTGTGACCCAATGACTGCTCCTGTTCCGGTACCAATGCTTTTATTTCCCCACCAA CAACAAAAGAGGATGCTTCCTGATGCAAGAAAAACACCGACTGGCACTG AGAGAAGGATGAAACCTCTTCTCCCTCGAACCGATTCCTACTTTGTTCCTATCCAGCTGCCCGTCTCCTCCTCCGTCTACCTGCCGTCCTCAACGGCCCAGTTCCCCCCCTCCTGCTCGCAGCAGAAACGGAACACTCCACGAGAAGCCAAGAGAGTGCGGATAGCTCCTAAG GTGACACAATGTGACGTCCCAACTGTGACAGTGTATCCTCAGAAGAACAAAGACCTCAAGGTAAAGGAGGAAACAGTATGTGTTTCAGTTAAATGCGAGACACCTAAGTCCTTTCCGAAGAGACAAGCCAGCAGCTCTCGACGTAAACAGCGCCTGGTTCACTCTGTGCACGATGAGCCTGTCCTCCTCTGCCCTGAGAACACTTTCTTTGACTCTGGTGTAGCCTCTGATGCGTCAGCTTTCCAGGACATGAGAGATACTGAGCTGGATGAGCACCAGCATGAGCAGCACAGCCCCGACCGGGAGTTTTCCTTCAAGACCCCCATAAAAGGTAGCAGCCACCTGACCTCCTCCACACCCAGCAAGCCCCCCTGTAATGTCGTCCCCGAGCCCTGGAAAGTGACCCCTGTGGGTAAAGGGAGCCAAAACGTTCTGGACTTCAGCCCCATTCGCACACCAGGTGGCCTGGCAGTCACACCGCGGCACGATTACACCACCTTCAGCCTCAACAGCACTCCCTTTAAAGATTTGCCTTTGTTTAGCTCCCCCAGAGAGCTGCTCACATCCGCTCCCTCCAGAGTGACGGAACCAACAGACTGTCCCAACGAAAGCCTCACAAGCAGCTGCTCCAGAGAGCTGCTTCAGGTGGGATGCACCACACCGGCTAACCGCTCCATTACAGAGGGCCTCGTCCTGGATACAATGAATGACAGCCTGAGCAAGATACTAGTGGACATAAGCTTCTCTGGTCTGGATGATGAGGACCTAGGTATGGCCAATATCAGCTGGTCCGAGTACATCCCTCAACTTAAGTAG
- the foxm1 gene encoding forkhead box protein M1 isoform X3 — MTMRRSPRRPLILRRRKLPFQQNDPPVSELQGQPGASGSKEPSNSAASQCFPDGIRIMDHPSMSDTQVVVIPKTADLQSVIGVLTAKGKESGVLGPNKFILLSGNGSADNGSFCQTAAEGDDISTRTTAGQPVKAEESMHSPDAKPLTGIKLCMEKKSSLNVNKDLDCGPLDDSLTNIQWLGRMSTCALEPEPAKQMTDKENHNSNSQAQDTQTDAEAVQQPMSERPPYSYMAMIQFAINSRKNRRMTLKEIYMWIEDHFPYFREVAKPGWKNSIRHNLSLHDMFIRETSPDGKISSWTIRPEANRCLTLDQVYKQQKRMLPDARKTPTGTERRMKPLLPRTDSYFVPIQLPVSSSVYLPSSTAQFPPSCSQQKRNTPREAKRVRIAPKVTQCDVPTVTVYPQKNKDLKVKEETVCVSVKCETPKSFPKRQASSSRRKQRLVHSVHDEPVLLCPENTFFDSGVASDASAFQDMRDTELDEHQHEQHSPDREFSFKTPIKGSSHLTSSTPSKPPCNVVPEPWKVTPVGKGSQNVLDFSPIRTPGGLAVTPRHDYTTFSLNSTPFKDLPLFSSPRELLTSAPSRVTEPTDCPNESLTSSCSRELLQVGCTTPANRSITEGLVLDTMNDSLSKILVDISFSGLDDEDLGMANISWSEYIPQLK, encoded by the exons ATGACCATGAGACGGAGCCCAAGGAGACCCCTGATCCTCAGAAGACGAAAGCTGCCTTTTCAGCAAAATGATCCGCCAGTATCTGAGTTGCAAGGCCAACCTGGTGCATCAGGCTCCAAAGAACCTTCTAATTCAGCTGCCAGTCAGTGCTTCCCTGATGGCATCCGCATTATGGATCACCCTTCCATGTCTGATACACAGGTGGTTGTCATTCCCAAAACTGCAGACCTTCAAAGTGTTATTGGGGTCCTCACTGCCAAAGGCAAAGAGTCTGGTGTACTGGGACCAAACAAGTTCATCCTTCTTAGTGGGAATGGCAGTGCTGACAATGGATCTTTttgtcagactgcagctgaaggGGATGACATCTCTACAAGGACTACAGCTGGACAACCAGTGAAAGCAGAGGAATCTATGCACTCCCCGGATGCTAAACCTCTCACTGGAATTAAACTATGTATGGAAAAAAAATCTTCCTTAAATG TGAATAAGGATCTGGATTGTGGTCCTTTAGATGACAGCCTCACCAACATTCAGTGGCTGGGCAGGATGAGCACATGTGCCTTGGAACCAGAACCTGCCAAGCAGATGACCGACAAGGAGAACCATAACTCAAATTCACAG GCACAAGATACACAAACGGATGCAGAAGCTGTTCAGCAACCCATGTCAGAGAGGCCACCATACTCCTACATGGCCATGATCCAGTTTGCTATCAATAGTCGGAAGAACAGGAGGATGACACTGAAAGAGATTTACATGTGGATCGAGGACCACTTCCCTTACTTCAGAGAGGTAGCCAAACCAGGATGGAAG AATTCAATCCGCCATAACCTCTCTCTACATGACATGTTCATTCGTGAGACGTCACCAGATGGTAAAATTTCTTCCTGGACTATCCGGCCTGAGGCCAATCGATGCCTTACACTTGATCAGGTGTACAAG CAACAAAAGAGGATGCTTCCTGATGCAAGAAAAACACCGACTGGCACTG AGAGAAGGATGAAACCTCTTCTCCCTCGAACCGATTCCTACTTTGTTCCTATCCAGCTGCCCGTCTCCTCCTCCGTCTACCTGCCGTCCTCAACGGCCCAGTTCCCCCCCTCCTGCTCGCAGCAGAAACGGAACACTCCACGAGAAGCCAAGAGAGTGCGGATAGCTCCTAAG GTGACACAATGTGACGTCCCAACTGTGACAGTGTATCCTCAGAAGAACAAAGACCTCAAGGTAAAGGAGGAAACAGTATGTGTTTCAGTTAAATGCGAGACACCTAAGTCCTTTCCGAAGAGACAAGCCAGCAGCTCTCGACGTAAACAGCGCCTGGTTCACTCTGTGCACGATGAGCCTGTCCTCCTCTGCCCTGAGAACACTTTCTTTGACTCTGGTGTAGCCTCTGATGCGTCAGCTTTCCAGGACATGAGAGATACTGAGCTGGATGAGCACCAGCATGAGCAGCACAGCCCCGACCGGGAGTTTTCCTTCAAGACCCCCATAAAAGGTAGCAGCCACCTGACCTCCTCCACACCCAGCAAGCCCCCCTGTAATGTCGTCCCCGAGCCCTGGAAAGTGACCCCTGTGGGTAAAGGGAGCCAAAACGTTCTGGACTTCAGCCCCATTCGCACACCAGGTGGCCTGGCAGTCACACCGCGGCACGATTACACCACCTTCAGCCTCAACAGCACTCCCTTTAAAGATTTGCCTTTGTTTAGCTCCCCCAGAGAGCTGCTCACATCCGCTCCCTCCAGAGTGACGGAACCAACAGACTGTCCCAACGAAAGCCTCACAAGCAGCTGCTCCAGAGAGCTGCTTCAGGTGGGATGCACCACACCGGCTAACCGCTCCATTACAGAGGGCCTCGTCCTGGATACAATGAATGACAGCCTGAGCAAGATACTAGTGGACATAAGCTTCTCTGGTCTGGATGATGAGGACCTAGGTATGGCCAATATCAGCTGGTCCGAGTACATCCCTCAACTTAAGTAG
- the foxm1 gene encoding forkhead box protein M1 isoform X2 translates to MTMRRSPRRPLILRRRKLPFQQNDPPVSELQGQPGASGSKEPSNSAASQCFPDGIRIMDHPSMSDTQVVVIPKTADLQSVIGVLTAKGKESGVLGPNKFILLSGNGSADNGSFCQTAAEGDDISTRTTAGQPVKAEESMHSPDAKPLTGIKLLNKDLDCGPLDDSLTNIQWLGRMSTCALEPEPAKQMTDKENHNSNSQAQDTQTDAEAVQQPMSERPPYSYMAMIQFAINSRKNRRMTLKEIYMWIEDHFPYFREVAKPGWKNSIRHNLSLHDMFIRETSPDGKISSWTIRPEANRCLTLDQVYKPGCDPMTAPVPVPMLLFPHQQQKRMLPDARKTPTGTERRMKPLLPRTDSYFVPIQLPVSSSVYLPSSTAQFPPSCSQQKRNTPREAKRVRIAPKVTQCDVPTVTVYPQKNKDLKVKEETVCVSVKCETPKSFPKRQASSSRRKQRLVHSVHDEPVLLCPENTFFDSGVASDASAFQDMRDTELDEHQHEQHSPDREFSFKTPIKGSSHLTSSTPSKPPCNVVPEPWKVTPVGKGSQNVLDFSPIRTPGGLAVTPRHDYTTFSLNSTPFKDLPLFSSPRELLTSAPSRVTEPTDCPNESLTSSCSRELLQVGCTTPANRSITEGLVLDTMNDSLSKILVDISFSGLDDEDLGMANISWSEYIPQLK, encoded by the exons ATGACCATGAGACGGAGCCCAAGGAGACCCCTGATCCTCAGAAGACGAAAGCTGCCTTTTCAGCAAAATGATCCGCCAGTATCTGAGTTGCAAGGCCAACCTGGTGCATCAGGCTCCAAAGAACCTTCTAATTCAGCTGCCAGTCAGTGCTTCCCTGATGGCATCCGCATTATGGATCACCCTTCCATGTCTGATACACAGGTGGTTGTCATTCCCAAAACTGCAGACCTTCAAAGTGTTATTGGGGTCCTCACTGCCAAAGGCAAAGAGTCTGGTGTACTGGGACCAAACAAGTTCATCCTTCTTAGTGGGAATGGCAGTGCTGACAATGGATCTTTttgtcagactgcagctgaaggGGATGACATCTCTACAAGGACTACAGCTGGACAACCAGTGAAAGCAGAGGAATCTATGCACTCCCCGGATGCTAAACCTCTCACTGGAATTAAACTAT TGAATAAGGATCTGGATTGTGGTCCTTTAGATGACAGCCTCACCAACATTCAGTGGCTGGGCAGGATGAGCACATGTGCCTTGGAACCAGAACCTGCCAAGCAGATGACCGACAAGGAGAACCATAACTCAAATTCACAG GCACAAGATACACAAACGGATGCAGAAGCTGTTCAGCAACCCATGTCAGAGAGGCCACCATACTCCTACATGGCCATGATCCAGTTTGCTATCAATAGTCGGAAGAACAGGAGGATGACACTGAAAGAGATTTACATGTGGATCGAGGACCACTTCCCTTACTTCAGAGAGGTAGCCAAACCAGGATGGAAG AATTCAATCCGCCATAACCTCTCTCTACATGACATGTTCATTCGTGAGACGTCACCAGATGGTAAAATTTCTTCCTGGACTATCCGGCCTGAGGCCAATCGATGCCTTACACTTGATCAGGTGTACAAG CCTGGCTGTGACCCAATGACTGCTCCTGTTCCGGTACCAATGCTTTTATTTCCCCACCAA CAACAAAAGAGGATGCTTCCTGATGCAAGAAAAACACCGACTGGCACTG AGAGAAGGATGAAACCTCTTCTCCCTCGAACCGATTCCTACTTTGTTCCTATCCAGCTGCCCGTCTCCTCCTCCGTCTACCTGCCGTCCTCAACGGCCCAGTTCCCCCCCTCCTGCTCGCAGCAGAAACGGAACACTCCACGAGAAGCCAAGAGAGTGCGGATAGCTCCTAAG GTGACACAATGTGACGTCCCAACTGTGACAGTGTATCCTCAGAAGAACAAAGACCTCAAGGTAAAGGAGGAAACAGTATGTGTTTCAGTTAAATGCGAGACACCTAAGTCCTTTCCGAAGAGACAAGCCAGCAGCTCTCGACGTAAACAGCGCCTGGTTCACTCTGTGCACGATGAGCCTGTCCTCCTCTGCCCTGAGAACACTTTCTTTGACTCTGGTGTAGCCTCTGATGCGTCAGCTTTCCAGGACATGAGAGATACTGAGCTGGATGAGCACCAGCATGAGCAGCACAGCCCCGACCGGGAGTTTTCCTTCAAGACCCCCATAAAAGGTAGCAGCCACCTGACCTCCTCCACACCCAGCAAGCCCCCCTGTAATGTCGTCCCCGAGCCCTGGAAAGTGACCCCTGTGGGTAAAGGGAGCCAAAACGTTCTGGACTTCAGCCCCATTCGCACACCAGGTGGCCTGGCAGTCACACCGCGGCACGATTACACCACCTTCAGCCTCAACAGCACTCCCTTTAAAGATTTGCCTTTGTTTAGCTCCCCCAGAGAGCTGCTCACATCCGCTCCCTCCAGAGTGACGGAACCAACAGACTGTCCCAACGAAAGCCTCACAAGCAGCTGCTCCAGAGAGCTGCTTCAGGTGGGATGCACCACACCGGCTAACCGCTCCATTACAGAGGGCCTCGTCCTGGATACAATGAATGACAGCCTGAGCAAGATACTAGTGGACATAAGCTTCTCTGGTCTGGATGATGAGGACCTAGGTATGGCCAATATCAGCTGGTCCGAGTACATCCCTCAACTTAAGTAG